The stretch of DNA TTTATCCCCACCACGGAGCTGCAACGATTACCGAAGTCAAGACGCGCCTCATCAAGGGTGAAGAGAAGCTTTACCTGAAATTGAACGTCACCCAAGGGGATCTCACCATCGAGGTTCCTGCTGAAAACGTCGAACTCGTGGGCGTGCGCGACGTCATCGGTCGCGAAGGCCTCGATCACGTCTTCGAAGTTCTCCGCGCCCCGTTCACCGAAGAACCCACCAACTGGTCACGCCGGTACAAGGCGAATCTTGAAAAGCTCGCCTCCGGCGATGTCATCAAGGTGTCAGAGGTCGTGCGCGACCTGTGGCGTCGCGACCAGGATCGAGGTCTCTCAGCCGGCGAGAAGCGCATGCTGGTCAAGGCCCGTCAGATTTTGATTTCCGAGCTCGCCTTGGCTGAGAAGACCGACG from Leifsonia psychrotolerans encodes:
- a CDS encoding CarD family transcriptional regulator, which gives rise to MLFEVGETVVYPHHGAATITEVKTRLIKGEEKLYLKLNVTQGDLTIEVPAENVELVGVRDVIGREGLDHVFEVLRAPFTEEPTNWSRRYKANLEKLASGDVIKVSEVVRDLWRRDQDRGLSAGEKRMLVKARQILISELALAEKTDEEKASSVLDEVLAS